In Papaver somniferum cultivar HN1 chromosome 9, ASM357369v1, whole genome shotgun sequence, the genomic stretch ATGGTATTAGGAAGCACCGAAGCAGTACCCCGTGcttatagaagaagaaaaacatgtcgcaaggaaaataaaaattttggGCCCAACAATTTGAGGCTGTAGGCATGGCCTAGCTGGCTTAAGACGTCTCTGTTTCCACAAATTCATTTCTTTAACTAGCAGAATAACTCATTtttacaaacaaacaaacaaaaattctCCTGTATCACGTCACTGAAAAAAGTGCCCAACCACTTCACTCCTTGTTACATAAATATGATTTCCTCTTTTGTGTTATGCTCTTTTACTTGGAGATCTGAAATGGaggtaaataaaaataaacaaaacatagCAAATTTAAGATGGATAAATGAAGGAAAAATGATCCTGGGAAGGAAGAGAGCATTACGTCTTATAGATCAATGGCTGAAGCTCCCATGTATGAGTAGTTTTGGTTAGTTGACCCAAGAGATGGTATGTATTCGGATCCTCTCACGTGAACACCAAAACATGCTGTAGAAAAAACACAAAGGAAATGAGATGATCAATAAACTAAGGCTTAAACAGGATCTTTATATCAACCAAACTCGTATATTATGTCTTATCAGGAAAAGACATGCAGACCAAATTCCAAAACTGGACATTCCTAAAACTCCATTCTGGATATcccaaataagaaaaagaaagaaaaagatgaaactAAACACTGTAGAATTGATATAAACTATCATGATAATTCTTTATGCGGATATCTCAATAACAATTCTTTATGATAATTCTTCTAACAAGGTTAAAATATCCTTTACAACAAAACTTGAATTCTCATCAACCTGAGATAATAACCATGTTCACTGTTTTTACTCTCTCGAGCTGTGCCGttactttttttttcattttaaagatGAAGCAAAAAACTGACCTATCATAACATGAATAAACGAGTCCTAGGTAGCCAGCCAAACCACTAGATGTTTGCGTAATTCAAAATAGGTGGTTTTCATAGATTATCAGTGTAACGTGACGTTGTCTTGCTAAACTTCCACCGTTGTTCATAGTAATTAATTGGACGAATACCTAAGAATAAGAACTGAGGAACTAATGCACGTCTACCTGAAATGCATTTCGCATGTCCTATCGATAAGACTCTTTACCTTAGAGAGCCAACTTTAGAATTGTGACAACTGAGTAAGTATCAAAAGTAAGTACTATACCTGTTTCTATCTTCACAACACTTTGGAGCATTacctccattttcttcttcatctcagagTTTTCATCCATATGTGGCACAACAAGGGTCAACTCCCTGTAGATATCACGTACAAACCTGCATATGTTCTCCGCATATTCCAGTTCGCCCTCTGATATTCGTCCCATGGCGAGTCTCATTAACTCTCCGGTCAAATCCGCAAGCTAGAAACCCACCAAAAGAACAAAAACTACAAGCACATCAGCTTAGACATAATTGAGAATTTGGAATCTATTCTATTAACAATATTGCAGTGGACAAATCCAATCCCCACATCAATAGGGAACACACCAAACATATGTTTGAATAGTAAACTATATGTGTATTACTGGAGAATTTTTTGTGGAAGGACGGTATACTAAGTATAAGTCCTAACCAATATTATGCCTTTCAGCAGTCAAAATGAGGTAGTATTATAAATTTATAAACAAGAAAGCGGTCTAGCACTTACCCCTAGCAGATAATCAAGGACATTAATTTGCAAGGGCTCCAGTGATGGATCACTCAGTGGCAGTAAAGTAGCATTTATCTCCGCAAGATCCAAGAGTGTCCCGGATTTACAGAATTTACAGAGGGTTGCAGCTTCAATATATTCTTGCACCTACAAGAACCCAAAAACAAAAACTGATCAAAAAGTTTTACATGCATTTGCATGCCTTGATCATGAATAATAACAGTAAGAGGGGATTCAAAATTGCAATCAACCCCGGGAGAATATGCACGTCTGAGTCTCCAGAAGTCAGTCCCTTGCAATTCTTTCACTAGTCGGGAAATATATTGACTAGTCACTGCAGCCAAGTCCTTCTCAGCCTTCTCCAAAACTTCTTCTCTGTTAGATTTACTTATCCTGTGGTAAAGATAAACGTTCAAAAAATAAATCCTTAAATATAAACATGGCTTCTAAAGTACAACTTGGACAAAATACTAATCTTCTCTATTGTTAATCATTATGACGGTACATATATTTTCCCGAACATTAATACCCTGGAAAAAAAAACATGCACTAGCAAGACGAACATCTTGTTACATACCTATGCACCTGAAAGATGACCTTTTTGCTGTTGATAGTGATATCACGACTAGCTTTTACCACTCGTTCCCTCTTGTCATTCTTCAAAAAGACACATATCAGATAAGTAAATGAGATGAAACATCTGGTTATAGGTAAGTCACTCCAGAAAGATTTATCAACTATAAACCCTAATAGAGCCAAGAAGGTAAGGCATTGGGATTCAAACAAATCCAAATTAAATCAAAACACGGCTAACACAAGTATTGAATCCCATACTAACCCTGACATAATTTGTTCTCCTATGTATTAAAACATAAATTCCAATTTGCTAAGTATCTTCATaaaaatttacatgaaaactctaGTTCCAAACTGTTGTTGCAAACCCTAAGTGGTAATTAGTAAACaaagaagaattagggtttaactGCAAAACCCCAACTATAAACCAATCTCAAAGAGAAGAAGAGACTTACAAATTGATTAAGGTAGTCTGTGTAATTAGCGAAACCATCTTTCATGGCGGAAACAGTGGTCATAGTTCTAGGTTTTTTAGCGGAGGTTAAAACTGAAGCTTCTGCAACTGCAAGAGAAAGAAAGATAAAGAGTGTGGTTTTGTGTAACAATAAGAGTAGAGAAAGTGAGGGAGGGAGGGAGTGAAGGACATTACTTACTTGGGTGGAGGTGTTGAGGTTTTGAAGCCATGAGAAGCAATCTCTTAAACGGTGACGAGTTTAAAAACATTTACTATTTATTTCTGAAAGTGTTTGCTGAGAGGTCTTATTAACACATGTTTATGTGTGGGTCATAgttaaatgacaaaaaaaaaaattaatgtaaaTTTTTTTACCTCAAGTTGATATCCAATTTCCAAGGTATTATTTAACAAATATTATTTGAATTTAAAGACAAAATAATGATGTGGCTTTAAGATCCAAGATCATAGTGGAAGTTTTATTTACACTTTCTCCATTACTCCACTTAGCCATGTCATCTCTCTCTATGACCTTGACCCTTGTGTGGAGATGGAAATTTGGTGCAAAAAGTCTTAAATCCTAGGTATCAGTCAATTTTAAGACCTTtaccccttgcattggagatgctctaagtaaTCTCCActcattttcattttcctaatgaAAATGAATTTCCTGGGCGAAAATAATTCCGGGGTGCAAATAGTTACCATCATTAAAATCGCCCGATTTCGATGCAAATAGTTACCATCGGGAGTGCAAGATGGTAAAAATGGACTTAAGAGTTCAAAATCTCGAAAAACTTACGCCTGTGATGAGAGCCGGTTTGGAATTTAAACTGCCTCTGCCCCGCCTCTGCTCTTATGTGAGCGTGTATTTTTAATTTAGCAGCATCACAAGCCAACTAAACAAACGTAAAATGATGGGAAAATaactgtttggtccttttttaggtgggcccatgtcagtttagtcctttggtcaaacgcctttacggtttggtccataattatttaaaaatattaaattgacAAAAGTATCCTTCcgggttaatttctacttattttttgtagcagttcattcgtcaaaatgaactcctgttaatttctacttatttttttcagaaatcacctaaaaaccagagttcattccagaaatgaactccatataaaaacctaagaaaaccagagttcattccagaaatgaactccatataaaaacctaagaaaacagaattcattccagaaatgaactccatataaaacataaaaaacacagagttcattccagaaatgaactccatataaaaaacctaaaaaaccagagttcattcccagaaatgaactccgtataatcacctaaaaaacagagttcattccagaaatgaactccgtataatcacctaaaaaaacagagttcattccagaaatgaactccatataaaaacctaaaaaaacagagttcattctttacatgaacacacacacaaaaatccataaaaatcagagttcattcgtaTAAATGAACTGCAGTAgcgtcatcttcatcatcttcgttgtcttcaaacagcaacagcaacagatccatgaaatcgtcgtcatcgttttcttcttcttcatcatcaacaacaacatcaaattcaagatcttcaacacgagcagcaaacatcaaaaaatcaagatctatcgtcttcatcgtcatcttcaacataaatctatcgtcgtcttcatcgttttcatcattatcttcaaaagaaaacaaagttcatttcaagaatgaacttcatcaaattcatcatcttcaacaatatCAGCAGCAACGATgaagaaaaacataaatctatcttcatcaagaaaaaacatcaaaatcttcatcacaaaccagagttcattcctgaaatgaactccgtcatcttcatcttcttcaccagcaacaacaactcatcttcatcctctccatcatcagcagcaacaacaaacggaaaaacatcaaaatcttcatcacaaaccagagttcattccagaaatgaactccgtcatcttcatcttcttttgtagATCCGAAACTTACCCAAGCATGTAAGATGATaaaagttcatcatcatcataaatagcagcagaatcttcaacctcaccgtcttcatcatcaaaacagaagcaaaacatcaaaaaaaaaaaaacgcaaaacttcatcgtattcatcatcatcGTTCATCGTTCATCTTCTTAATCACTAGCagagaaaaaaatagagagaagagagaatcgttcatcttcttcatcactagcaggaagaaaataaaaaagaaaaagagagaaatattctagacctgaaaatataggagagagaatgATTCAttttctcttactttttgactatatatatgatccttatccaaaagggtatttctgccactacaagatgacatttacatcatccatgacatcaccctaggaccaaactataatttatattaccaaataggaccaaacagacaattgactaggtcaattggactagactctctctaatatattatttgtaggaccaattggtatttcctactaaaATGATTTGCTGTTGTATTTCATTTTTATGTCTTATGGGCTTCGGTTATACCTCATGCCACGGAGTTAAGTTTTGCGATGTTactgatttgatttttctttcaaacgtatttgatttttatttttgtctatgttttatgttttgttttcttaatgGTAATGAATTTGATGCTAAGATTTTTGGGACATGTTTCTCTTGCAAAGTTCTACATGCCTACCGAAAATGAGCTCATTGCGAAATGTAAAGCACCATCATCTGCCGGTCTTAATTTCAAGGTTAAAAATCCGTTGATCTTCGACATCTCATTTTCAAAGTAATTTAATGGTGATGTTATACATTTCGGAATACACTCATTTTTTGTGAGAACATAGAGCTTTGTAAGATGATCATATCCCTAAAATATTTGGTTTCAAATTCGTAATGATTTGGTTTTTATCCATAAAAACGATATCCAATGTGTGAGATAGTATGACAATAAATGTGTAAGGTGATCTCGCTCGTGGTTGAAATGTTGCACTTCAAATAGAATGCCATCGTAATTTTGTGGAGTTAAAAGAGGTTGTTTGTGAAAAGCCATTCAGTTTTTGGAATTGTTGGTGAAAATGCATATTTAAAGATATACAGCTTGAACCACAATTTTCCTTGGCTATTCTTTGCCATCCATAAAAGAAATCAAAACCTTGATTGACCACTTCCACTCTCTAAAAATAACCATGCAACCTAGACATCCACATAATTCCCAACAGTATCCAACTGCATCCAAGATTAGTATACTGTCGAAATTCTAACTGCGTCCAACATCTGCTATATATTTCGTAACCACTgatcttttgttttttgttaggAAACTATTCGacttattattttcttaataagCAAACAGCTTTCAAACCCAGAGAAGAGTTAAAATGGCTTACAATAAGAAGACAATGGTTGCTATGTTGATGGTTGTTGCGGTTCTCATGTTCGCAATGATGGTGGCAGCCAATGAAACTGGAGATTGTGTTGACGAATGCCTTCCAATCTGCAAAAGAGATATGAAAAGTGCAACTCTTGCAGAATGCAGAGGGGCTTGTTTCAACAAGTGTATCAACAATGATGCTGGTTCTGTACTAGCATATTTCAGAAGTTAATCGATCTCATTCTTATTCATCTATAAAGATCATTAATCATTCGACCATGATCCATTGTTTCATCTATCTCTGCTATTTTCATTCATTACGTTGTTTTACTACTATTGAAGGCAAAGAGTCTTCATTTGA encodes the following:
- the LOC113311050 gene encoding translin-associated protein X-like, producing MFLNSSPFKRLLLMASKPQHLHPIAEASVLTSAKKPRTMTTVSAMKDGFANYTDYLNQFNDKRERVVKASRDITINSKKVIFQVHRISKSNREEVLEKAEKDLAAVTSQYISRLVKELQGTDFWRLRRAYSPGVQEYIEAATLCKFCKSGTLLDLAEINATLLPLSDPSLEPLQINVLDYLLGLADLTGELMRLAMGRISEGELEYAENICRFVRDIYRELTLVVPHMDENSEMKKKMEVMLQSVVKIETACFGVHVRGSEYIPSLGSTNQNYSYMGASAIDL